A genomic window from Fusobacterium perfoetens includes:
- a CDS encoding helix-turn-helix domain-containing protein, protein MNLGEKIKNIRKSKEYTLKDLSDMTGLSLGFLSNVERDLNSPSISNLQQICQALGINLMEILSEEQEEKPVTRTKEREEIFNNNKTSLKVERLLSGKESLNGIAITIDEKGAFHDLSWGHGYDEIGVVIKGELEIELDKTLYHLYEGDSIFIKENTPHRYRNPQDCQSVVYWFSSKK, encoded by the coding sequence ATGAATTTGGGGGAGAAAATAAAAAATATTAGAAAAAGCAAAGAGTATACTTTAAAAGATTTGTCAGATATGACTGGACTTTCTTTAGGATTTCTTAGCAATGTAGAAAGAGATCTAAACAGTCCATCTATCAGTAATCTTCAACAAATCTGCCAAGCTTTAGGAATAAATTTAATGGAAATTTTAAGTGAAGAACAAGAAGAAAAACCTGTAACTCGTACTAAAGAAAGGGAAGAAATATTTAACAACAACAAAACTTCTTTAAAAGTTGAACGTCTTTTAAGTGGTAAAGAGAGCCTTAACGGAATTGCAATCACCATTGATGAAAAAGGAGCTTTTCATGATCTTTCTTGGGGACATGGTTATGATGAAATCGGTGTAGTTATAAAAGGCGAGCTTGAAATAGAACTTGACAAAACTCTATACCATCTTTATGAGGGAGATTCTATTTTTATAAAAGAAAATACTCCTCATAGATATAGAAATCCTCAAGATTGTCAATCT